The Echeneis naucrates chromosome 10, fEcheNa1.1, whole genome shotgun sequence genome has a window encoding:
- the gabra4 gene encoding gamma-aminobutyric acid receptor subunit alpha-4 has translation MVSAKKKEMVTAMCPAFIRTLFYFFCLATCVKKISGQTRKDEKIYPENFTRILDRLLDGYDNRLRPGFGGPVTEVKTDIYVTSFGPVSDVEMEYTMDVFFRQTWVDQRLMYEGPIEILRLNNLMVTKVWTPDTFFRNGKKSVAHNMTAPNKLFRIMKNGTILYTMRLTISAECPMKLVDFPMDGHACPLKFGSYAYPKTEMIYTWTKGPEHSVEVPPESSSLVQYDLIGQTVSSETIKSITGEYVVMTVYFHLKRKMGYFMIQTYIPCIMTVILSQVSFWINKESVPARTVFGITTVLTMTTLSISARHSLPKVSYATAMDWFIAVCFAFVFSALIEFAAVNYFTQAQIERAKKKPAKCPPGPQTTPVKVKDTEEVLQQNPDTNGNLRKRMNYNSQQEPVSHQKAQSTTSISGVGRARPLRPLASGVNGSSSTLSRSSPKSESLLSVASSSAQLVKSSPQAAASTPDVMAGTPCKQNTDSSSLQHLLGPKLERIQMMGNKLELKQTPCSQPTTAGMGGTSKIDKYARILFPVSFGAFNMVYWVVYLSKDTMVAKGG, from the exons ATGGTTTCTGCCAAGAAGAAGGAGATGGTGACAGCGATGTGTCCCGCTTTTATTCGGACTCTCTTctactttttctgtttggcGACTTG CGTAAAGAAAATCTCTGGACAGACAAGAAAGGATGAGAAGATCTATCCGGAGAATTTTACTCGCATTTTAGACCGACTTCTGGACGGCTATGATAACAGACTGCGACCTGGATTCGGAG GTCCTGTGACTGAGGTCAAGACTGACATTTATGTGACAAGTTTTGGACCTGTGTCGGATGTTGAAATG GAGTACACCATGGACGTGTTCTTTCGCCAGACGTGGGTAGACCAGAGGTTGATGTATGAAGGCCCCATAGAAATTTTAAGGCTGAACAACCTCATGGTGACTAAGGTGTGGACACCTGACACCTTCTTCAGGAATGGCAAGAAGTCAGTGGCCCACAACATGACGGCCCCCAACAAGCTCTTCCGCATCATGAAGAATGGCACTATCCTCTACACCATGAG GTTGACTATCAGTGCTGAGTGTCCCATGAAGCTTGTGGACTTCCCCATGGATGGACATGCATGTCCCCTCAAATTTGGGAGCT ATGCCTACCCTAAAACAGAGATGATCTATACTTGGACCAAAGGGCCTGAGCATTCGGTAGAGGTCCCGCCTGAGTCCTCCAGCCTTGTTCAGTATGACCTCATCGGCCAGACGGTCTCCAGCGAGACCATTAAATCCATCACAG GTGAATATGTGGTGATGACAGTCTACTTCCACTTAAAACGTAAAATGGGCTACTTCATGATCCAGACGTATATCCCCTGCATAATGACAGTAATCCTCTCCCAAGTGTCCTTCTGGATAAATAAAGAATCAGTTCCAGCACGCACAGTCTTCG GTATTACTACCGTCCTGACGATGACAACCCTCAGCATCAGCGCCCGCCACTCCCTTCCCAAGGTCTCGTACGCCACTGCAATGGACTGGTTCATAGCTGTCTGCTTTGCCTTTGTCTTCTCTGCCCTGATTGAGTTTGCTGCTGTAAACTACTTCACGCAAGCACAGATTGAGCGGGCCAAAAAGAAGCCAGCCAAATGTCCCCCGGGGCCCCAAACCACGCCTGTCAAGGTCAAGGACACAGAAGAAGTGCTGCAG CAAAATCCTGATACCAACGGCAACTTGAGAAAGCGGATGAATTATAACTCCCAACAGGAGCCAGTCAGTCATCAGAAAGCCCAGTCCACCACCAGCATTTCAGGAGTAGGAAGAGCGAGGCCACTGCGACCTTTGGCCAGTGGCGTCAACGGCAGCTCCTCCACCCTCTCCCGCTCCAGCCCCAAGTCGGAGAGCCTGCTCAGCGTGGCCTCCTCCTCGGCCCAGCTGGTGAAGAGCTCGCCTCAGGCTGCTGCTTCCACGCCAGATGTGATGGCGGGGACGCCATGCAAGCAGAATACAGACTCCTCGtctctgcagcatctgctgGGGCCAAAGCTGGAGCGCATCCAGATGATGGGGAACAAGCTGGAGCTCAAGCAGACTCCATGCTCCCAGCCCACCACGGCTGGTATGGGTGGAACCAGCAAAATTGACAAATATGCACGGATCCTGTTCCCAGTGTCCTTTGGGGCATTTAACATGGTCTACTGGGTGGTTTACTTATCAAAGGACACGATGGTGGCAAAAGGTGGCTAG